A region of Candidatus Leptovillus gracilis DNA encodes the following proteins:
- a CDS encoding sulfite oxidase-like oxidoreductase, which produces MKNPFARRDAEDSVRGMNRLPPGQSLTQKFPVLHYGPVPRANLAAWTLRAFGRVEEEKVWTWEEFNRLPRTNVTMDIHCVTRWSKFDTAWEGVSLKTLLDAGFIKLKPDANYVVQHCEHGYTTNTPLDLVLQDNFLLATHFDGQPLTPDHGYPLRGVVGSFADRSEPKTAYFWKGGKWLRGLEFRSTDQPGFWENAGYHNEADPWTEQRFSGGNWLSGR; this is translated from the coding sequence ATGAAAAATCCGTTTGCCCGACGTGATGCAGAAGACAGTGTGCGCGGCATGAACCGGCTGCCACCCGGCCAATCGCTCACGCAAAAATTCCCGGTCCTCCATTACGGTCCGGTTCCCAGAGCTAATCTGGCTGCCTGGACACTGCGCGCTTTTGGCCGGGTGGAGGAGGAAAAGGTGTGGACCTGGGAGGAGTTTAACCGGCTGCCGCGCACCAACGTGACGATGGATATCCACTGCGTCACTCGCTGGTCTAAATTCGACACCGCCTGGGAAGGCGTCTCGTTGAAAACGCTGTTGGACGCCGGCTTCATCAAGCTGAAGCCAGACGCCAACTACGTGGTGCAGCACTGCGAACACGGCTATACCACTAACACGCCGCTGGATTTAGTCTTGCAAGACAATTTTCTGTTGGCGACCCATTTTGATGGGCAGCCGCTGACGCCGGACCATGGGTATCCACTGCGCGGCGTGGTAGGCAGTTTTGCCGACCGCAGCGAACCAAAGACGGCTTATTTCTGGAAAGGGGGCAAGTGGCTGCGCGGGCTGGAGTTCCGGTCCACCGACCAGCCTGGCTTCTGGGAAAACGCCGGCTACCACAACGAAGCCGATCCCTGGACGGAGCAGCGGTTCAGCGGCGGCAATTGGCTGTCGGGACGGTGA
- a CDS encoding trypsin-like peptidase domain-containing protein translates to MTIVLTELSDALAHTVAAAGAGVVRVDGRRRIPATGIVWSADGLIVTAHHVVSRDDNIQIGLPDGRTVPAVLVGRDPSTDTAVLRAEATDLTPFTESNKQELGVGNLVLALGRPGKTVQATLGIVSALGDGWRTRMGGQVDRYLQTDVVMYPGFSGGPLVDAHGRLAGMNTSALMGGVSLAIPTATLSRVADALVSDGRMKRGYLGVSTQRVRLPDDLREQLGQKSGLLIVSAEPDSPASAAGLTLGDTIVTLDGEKVRDHDDLLALLTGDRVGTAVPLGILRGGQVQQMQITIGERE, encoded by the coding sequence ATGACCATTGTATTAACTGAACTATCCGATGCCCTGGCCCACACTGTCGCTGCCGCCGGGGCTGGCGTGGTGCGCGTAGACGGCCGTCGCCGCATTCCCGCCACCGGCATCGTCTGGTCGGCCGATGGGCTGATTGTCACTGCCCACCATGTCGTTTCCCGCGACGATAACATCCAGATTGGCCTGCCCGACGGCCGTACCGTCCCGGCTGTATTGGTAGGGCGCGATCCGTCTACGGACACGGCCGTTCTCCGCGCCGAGGCGACCGACCTGACCCCCTTCACCGAAAGCAACAAGCAAGAATTGGGTGTAGGCAATCTGGTGTTGGCGTTGGGTCGTCCAGGCAAAACGGTGCAAGCCACACTGGGCATCGTCAGCGCCCTGGGCGACGGTTGGCGCACGCGCATGGGCGGCCAGGTAGACCGTTACCTGCAAACCGACGTGGTGATGTACCCTGGTTTTTCTGGCGGGCCGTTGGTAGATGCGCACGGCCGTCTGGCCGGTATGAACACCTCGGCACTGATGGGCGGCGTGAGCCTGGCGATCCCTACAGCCACATTGTCTCGTGTGGCCGATGCGCTGGTGAGCGACGGCCGTATGAAGCGCGGCTATCTGGGGGTCAGCACGCAGCGCGTCCGCCTGCCGGACGACCTGCGCGAACAGCTAGGCCAGAAAAGCGGCCTGCTCATCGTCTCGGCCGAGCCAGACAGCCCGGCTTCGGCCGCCGGCCTGACCCTGGGCGACACGATTGTGACCCTGGACGGCGAAAAAGTGCGCGACCACGATGATCTGTTGGCTTTGTTGACTGGCGATAGGGTGGGAACGGCCGTGCCGCTGGGCATCTTGCGCGGTGGGCAAGTGCAGCAAATGCAAATCACGATCGGCGAGCGAGAATAA
- a CDS encoding response regulator transcription factor: protein MEPLQILLVGDDPLARMGLALLLGGQPDGVVMGQLNSAQFASDLAELDVRPDVVVWDVGWAAVETLPVWEDLALPVVALVADEGQTAVLWSSGVRVLLRRESDPDQLWAAVQAAIHGLIVLDPAVSGGLVTAVSPLALPNDDLTPRELEVLQRLAQGLTNKAIAQHLGVSEHTIKFHVNALMGKLNAQSRTEAVVVATRQGLITL from the coding sequence ATGGAACCACTACAAATTTTGTTGGTTGGCGATGATCCGCTGGCGCGGATGGGGTTGGCGCTTTTGTTGGGCGGGCAGCCAGATGGCGTGGTGATGGGGCAGTTGAACAGCGCCCAGTTTGCCAGCGATTTGGCCGAATTGGATGTGCGCCCGGACGTGGTGGTCTGGGACGTGGGGTGGGCGGCGGTGGAAACGCTGCCGGTTTGGGAAGACCTGGCTCTGCCGGTGGTCGCGTTGGTGGCCGATGAAGGGCAAACGGCCGTTCTCTGGTCATCCGGTGTGCGGGTATTGCTGCGACGGGAATCGGACCCCGACCAATTGTGGGCGGCCGTTCAGGCGGCCATACACGGGCTAATTGTGTTGGATCCGGCGGTAAGTGGTGGATTGGTAACGGCCGTCTCGCCCCTCGCCCTGCCCAATGATGACCTGACCCCCCGCGAACTGGAAGTGCTGCAACGCCTGGCCCAGGGGCTGACCAACAAAGCCATCGCCCAACACCTGGGCGTCAGTGAACACACCATCAAATTCCACGTCAATGCCCTCATGGGCAAACTCAACGCCCAATCCCGCACCGAAGCTGTCGTCGTCGCCACCCGCCAGGGTCTCATCACCCTCTAA
- a CDS encoding HD domain-containing protein: protein MDYDDEVYGSMRIEEPVLLDLLASATLTRLKGVLQHGVSGLIGVTKPVTRFEHSVGAMLLVRRLGGSLEEQIAALLHDASHTAFSHVIDYVFDGHDSQSYHDERKEEFLAQTDTPDILAWHGYDWRDFLHEENFPLLEQPSPRLCADRLDYFLRDARGLGLATAVHIQTALDHLARVGGRIAATSLTAAQWLGYTFIAADDASWANFREVGLYELTAQAIRRGLHIGAISEADIWGTDVPFWAKLHAHPDAGLQATLRLVHPDTSFAWDEANPTFCVSTKLRASDPDVWLDNGRLVPLSVLDPDFARHRATYLHSKQGKWPMRVIPPAT, encoded by the coding sequence ATGGATTATGACGACGAAGTTTACGGTTCCATGAGAATTGAGGAGCCAGTTCTGCTGGATTTGCTGGCTTCGGCCACGCTAACCCGGCTGAAAGGGGTACTGCAACATGGGGTTAGCGGCCTCATTGGCGTGACTAAGCCGGTGACGCGCTTCGAGCATTCGGTAGGGGCCATGCTGCTGGTGCGCCGCCTGGGGGGATCGCTGGAAGAGCAAATCGCCGCTCTGCTGCACGACGCCAGTCATACCGCCTTTAGCCATGTCATAGATTATGTCTTCGACGGCCACGACAGCCAAAGCTACCACGATGAACGGAAAGAAGAATTCCTGGCGCAAACCGACACGCCGGACATTCTGGCCTGGCATGGTTATGATTGGCGCGATTTTTTGCACGAGGAGAACTTTCCGCTGTTAGAACAGCCCTCGCCGCGGCTGTGCGCCGACCGGCTGGATTATTTTTTGCGCGATGCGCGGGGGTTAGGGCTGGCAACGGCCGTCCACATCCAAACCGCGCTCGACCACCTGGCCAGGGTAGGCGGCCGTATTGCCGCCACCAGCCTGACCGCCGCCCAATGGCTCGGCTACACCTTCATTGCCGCCGACGACGCCAGTTGGGCCAACTTCCGCGAAGTGGGGTTGTATGAGCTGACCGCCCAGGCCATTCGGCGCGGGTTGCACATCGGCGCTATCAGCGAAGCCGACATCTGGGGGACTGATGTCCCGTTTTGGGCCAAACTCCACGCCCACCCGGACGCCGGGCTGCAAGCTACGCTGCGCCTGGTTCACCCAGACACCAGCTTTGCCTGGGATGAAGCGAATCCCACCTTTTGCGTCAGCACCAAGCTGCGGGCGAGTGACCCGGATGTGTGGTTGGATAACGGCCGTCTCGTCCCCCTGTCTGTGCTGGACCCCGATTTTGCCCGCCACCGGGCGACCTATCTGCACAGCAAACAAGGCAAATGGCCGATGCGCGTTATCCCGCCGGCCACATAG
- a CDS encoding Lrp/AsnC family transcriptional regulator, with protein MSGTLNGTLDEIDRALLTYLQEDARISNAELARRVDLSPPGLQKRIRKLEEAGVIDRYVTLVNHEAVGYDMMCIVQVTLARHDPTAVAAFRRAIQNMPEVLEGYHLTGESDYLLKVIVRNRKHLEQFILETLTPIPGMDKIHTSLVLSEIKTTTAVPL; from the coding sequence ATGAGCGGGACGTTGAACGGCACGTTAGACGAAATTGACCGGGCGCTGCTGACCTATTTGCAGGAAGATGCGCGTATCAGCAATGCGGAATTGGCGCGGCGCGTGGACCTTTCGCCCCCTGGCCTGCAAAAGCGCATTCGCAAATTGGAAGAAGCAGGCGTCATTGACAGGTACGTGACCCTGGTGAACCACGAAGCGGTGGGCTACGATATGATGTGCATTGTGCAGGTGACGTTGGCGCGCCACGACCCCACAGCCGTCGCTGCCTTTCGCCGCGCCATCCAGAACATGCCCGAAGTATTAGAAGGCTACCACCTCACCGGCGAATCCGATTACCTGCTCAAAGTCATTGTGCGCAACCGCAAACACCTGGAGCAGTTTATCCTGGAAACCCTGACCCCCATTCCCGGCATGGACAAAATCCACACCAGCCTCGTCCTCAGCGAGATCAAAACGACAACGGCCGTGCCCCTGTAG
- a CDS encoding PLP-dependent aminotransferase family protein: MILPAPTHSLVLADWTHTMSRSVLRQMIAVTSRPGILSFAGGLPDPALFPTADYAAALQSVLAADPKALQYGPPLASLKAHIVGLMAERGVTCTPEQVFLTTGAQQGLDILTRLFLNPGGEVLLEQIVYPGIQQTIAPYRPHILPIATNLETGLDVDAVAGYLAEGARPAFLYVIPDAHNPLGVSVSPQKRQRLVELARAYGLPIVEDDPYGFLHYDAHSEPPLRALDDEWVFYLGSFSKILAPALRLGWMIAPEALIAKLTVIKEAGDLESSALTQRAVAAYLDAGLLPAHLEMLRGEYGRRRDAMLQALYRHFPAEAQWTVPSGGMFVWVELAAGMDTTALLETAVTQSQVAFIPGAAFTIPGHTAPNCLRLNFSNCTPDLIEEGIARLANIIQQASE; the protein is encoded by the coding sequence ATGATTCTTCCCGCTCCCACCCACTCCCTCGTCCTGGCCGATTGGACCCACACCATGAGCCGCTCCGTGCTGCGGCAGATGATTGCCGTCACCTCGCGGCCGGGCATTTTGTCTTTTGCCGGCGGGCTGCCCGATCCGGCGCTGTTCCCAACGGCCGATTACGCCGCGGCGCTGCAAAGCGTGTTGGCCGCCGACCCCAAGGCGCTGCAATACGGCCCACCGCTCGCCTCCCTGAAAGCCCACATCGTTGGCCTGATGGCCGAACGCGGCGTAACCTGCACACCAGAGCAGGTCTTTCTGACCACCGGCGCGCAGCAAGGGCTGGACATCCTCACCCGACTGTTTCTGAACCCTGGCGGCGAGGTGCTGCTGGAACAGATAGTCTATCCCGGCATTCAGCAGACCATCGCCCCCTACCGTCCGCACATTTTGCCCATCGCCACCAACCTGGAAACGGGCCTGGACGTGGACGCAGTGGCGGGTTATCTGGCGGAGGGCGCGCGCCCGGCCTTTTTGTATGTCATCCCCGACGCCCACAACCCTCTGGGCGTCAGCGTCAGCCCGCAAAAGCGGCAGCGGTTGGTGGAATTGGCCCGCGCCTACGGCCTGCCCATCGTTGAAGATGATCCGTATGGCTTCTTGCATTACGATGCCCACAGCGAACCGCCGCTGCGCGCTTTAGATGACGAATGGGTCTTTTACCTCGGCTCGTTTTCCAAGATTTTGGCCCCGGCCTTGCGCCTGGGTTGGATGATTGCCCCGGAAGCGTTGATAGCCAAGCTGACCGTCATCAAAGAGGCGGGCGATTTGGAATCGTCGGCGCTGACACAGCGGGCGGTGGCCGCCTATCTGGACGCCGGGCTGCTGCCGGCCCACCTGGAGATGCTGCGGGGTGAATACGGCCGTCGCCGCGACGCCATGCTGCAAGCCCTCTACCGCCATTTCCCGGCCGAAGCTCAGTGGACGGTCCCATCGGGCGGGATGTTTGTTTGGGTGGAACTGGCGGCCGGGATGGATACGACGGCGCTGCTGGAAACGGCCGTCACCCAATCGCAGGTCGCCTTCATCCCCGGCGCAGCCTTCACCATACCCGGCCACACTGCGCCCAACTGTCTGCGCCTCAACTTCTCCAACTGCACCCCAGACCTCATCGAAGAAGGCATCGCCCGCCTGGCGAACATCATTCAGCAAGCAAGCGAGTAG
- the hppD gene encoding 4-hydroxyphenylpyruvate dioxygenase — MSEDFMPIKGMDHVEFYVGNARQAAHFYRTGFGFVHTAYSGLETGNRETASYVMEQGAIRLVLTAALGPDHAIARHAHLHGDGVGIIAMSVPDAAAAYRETTKRGATGAIPPTAVEDEFGVYRYSAIRAYGETLIKFVDRSDYHGPFAPGYAARSGLALAENGKGKFSHKGIGLAHIDHIVGNVELGAMNRWVAFFANTMGFSQLVHFDDADISTEYSALMSKVMQDGTGKVKFPINEPAEGKKKSQIQEYLDYYYGPGVQHLALSTGDILTAVSQLRDNGIEFLRVPGVYYEELESRVGRINEPIDKLAELGVLVDRDEEGYLLQIFTKPVEDRPTIFYEIIERHGSRGFGKGNFKALFESIEREQALRGNL, encoded by the coding sequence ATGTCAGAAGATTTCATGCCGATTAAAGGAATGGACCATGTGGAGTTTTACGTGGGCAATGCCCGGCAGGCGGCGCATTTTTACCGCACCGGCTTTGGCTTTGTCCACACCGCCTACAGCGGCCTGGAAACGGGCAACCGCGAAACGGCCTCTTACGTGATGGAGCAGGGGGCCATCCGCCTGGTACTCACCGCCGCGCTGGGTCCAGACCACGCCATCGCCCGCCACGCCCATCTGCACGGCGACGGGGTGGGAATCATCGCCATGAGCGTGCCCGACGCCGCCGCCGCCTACCGCGAGACGACAAAACGGGGGGCGACGGGGGCAATCCCGCCAACGGCCGTTGAAGATGAGTTTGGCGTCTATCGCTACAGCGCCATCCGCGCCTACGGTGAGACGCTCATCAAATTTGTGGATCGCAGCGACTATCATGGCCCATTTGCACCAGGCTACGCGGCGCGCAGTGGTCTGGCCTTAGCAGAAAATGGCAAGGGCAAGTTTAGCCACAAGGGGATCGGTCTGGCGCATATTGACCACATTGTGGGCAACGTGGAATTGGGGGCAATGAACCGCTGGGTGGCCTTTTTTGCCAACACCATGGGCTTCTCGCAGCTTGTTCACTTCGATGACGCGGATATTTCCACCGAATATTCAGCGCTGATGTCTAAAGTGATGCAAGACGGCACGGGCAAAGTGAAATTTCCCATCAATGAACCGGCCGAGGGCAAGAAGAAGTCGCAGATTCAGGAGTATCTGGATTATTACTATGGGCCGGGCGTGCAGCATTTGGCGTTGTCTACCGGGGATATTCTAACGGCCGTGTCCCAACTGCGTGACAATGGCATCGAATTCCTGCGCGTGCCCGGCGTCTATTACGAAGAGCTGGAAAGCCGCGTCGGTCGCATCAACGAACCGATTGACAAACTGGCCGAATTGGGTGTATTGGTGGACCGGGATGAGGAAGGCTACCTGCTGCAAATCTTCACCAAACCGGTCGAGGACCGCCCCACCATCTTTTACGAGATCATCGAACGGCACGGCAGCCGCGGCTTCGGCAAAGGCAACTTCAAAGCCCTCTTCGAGTCCATCGAACGCGAACAAGCCCTGCGCGGCAATTTATAG
- a CDS encoding homogentisate 1,2-dioxygenase: MTFYYRMGEIPHKRHTQFRQADGRLYHEEVMGIHGFAGIQSILYHLHPPTAVARIPEALPAHITYEEGGPLRPRHLRAAPVAEGGNAVDGRIPLMGNSDVVLYVGRPTEAMPYWYKFAHGDDVIFVHDGTGLLESQFGGLRYRPGDYLVIPTGVLWRLVPDEGVSQRMLFIESYGHVTPPKRYINNYGQFLENSPYCERDIRTPETLITHDEQGEFEVRVKARGSINRFIYNHHPLDVVGWDGHLWPFAFNIEDFEPITGRVHQPPPVHQTFDGPGFVVCSFVPRMFDYHPLAIPAPYNHSNVDSDEVLYYVEGDFMSRKGIERASLTIHPNGIPHGPHPGTYEGSIGKERTEELAVMVDTFRPLRLTTAVSHMEDEGYAYSWLPGKHG; this comes from the coding sequence ATGACTTTTTATTACCGAATGGGGGAGATCCCGCATAAGCGGCATACGCAGTTTCGGCAGGCGGACGGCCGTCTATACCATGAAGAAGTGATGGGCATTCATGGTTTTGCCGGGATACAGTCTATTTTGTACCACCTGCACCCGCCAACGGCCGTAGCCCGCATCCCAGAAGCCCTTCCCGCCCACATCACCTATGAAGAGGGTGGCCCGCTGCGGCCACGCCATCTGCGCGCCGCGCCGGTGGCCGAAGGGGGGAATGCGGTAGACGGCCGTATCCCCCTGATGGGCAACAGCGACGTGGTTCTGTACGTCGGCCGACCGACCGAAGCCATGCCCTATTGGTACAAATTCGCCCATGGCGACGACGTGATTTTTGTCCACGATGGGACCGGGCTGCTGGAAAGCCAGTTCGGCGGGCTGCGCTACCGACCCGGCGATTATCTGGTCATCCCTACCGGCGTCCTGTGGCGGCTAGTTCCCGACGAAGGCGTATCTCAGCGCATGTTGTTCATCGAATCCTACGGTCATGTCACCCCGCCCAAACGTTACATCAACAACTACGGCCAATTCCTGGAAAACTCGCCCTACTGCGAGCGCGACATCCGCACACCAGAGACGCTTATCACTCACGACGAACAGGGCGAATTTGAAGTGCGCGTCAAGGCGCGGGGCAGCATCAACCGTTTCATCTACAACCACCACCCGCTGGACGTGGTGGGCTGGGACGGCCACCTGTGGCCCTTCGCCTTCAATATCGAAGATTTCGAGCCGATTACCGGCCGCGTCCACCAGCCACCGCCGGTCCACCAGACCTTCGATGGGCCGGGCTTTGTGGTTTGCTCCTTTGTGCCGCGTATGTTCGATTACCATCCGCTGGCGATTCCCGCACCCTACAACCATTCCAACGTGGATTCCGACGAGGTGTTGTATTACGTGGAAGGGGACTTTATGTCACGCAAGGGCATCGAACGCGCCTCGCTGACCATTCATCCCAACGGCATTCCGCATGGACCACACCCCGGCACGTATGAAGGCTCCATCGGCAAGGAGCGCACGGAAGAGCTGGCGGTGATGGTGGACACCTTCCGACCGCTGCGGCTGACAACGGCCGTCAGCCATATGGAAGACGAAGGCTACGCTTATAGCTGGCTGCCCGGTAAGCACGGTTAA
- a CDS encoding flavin reductase family protein, whose translation MIIIPTNLNNQERYKLVIGSIVPRPIAWVSTMDAAGNLNLAPFSYFTAVATDPMTLLFCPGWSSVRNKMKDTLDNIRQVPEFVINIPDETTKEAMNLTATEFPHGVNEFEWAGVTPTASQTIRVPRVAEAPIAFECTLQQIVVIKEGPGGGAAVFGEVQAMYVRDEVMENGRILPAKLQPIGRLAGNTYAHINDLFEMRRMPPPAEE comes from the coding sequence ATGATTATCATTCCAACCAATCTCAACAATCAGGAGCGGTATAAACTGGTCATCGGCTCCATTGTGCCGCGCCCCATCGCCTGGGTCAGCACAATGGACGCGGCCGGTAATTTGAACCTGGCGCCGTTTAGCTATTTTACGGCCGTAGCCACCGACCCCATGACCCTGCTCTTTTGCCCCGGCTGGTCATCTGTTCGCAATAAAATGAAAGACACACTAGACAATATCCGCCAGGTACCGGAGTTTGTCATCAACATTCCCGACGAGACCACCAAAGAAGCGATGAACCTGACGGCCACCGAGTTTCCACACGGTGTTAACGAGTTTGAATGGGCCGGAGTGACGCCAACAGCCAGCCAGACCATCCGCGTGCCGCGGGTGGCCGAAGCGCCTATCGCCTTTGAATGTACATTGCAGCAAATTGTGGTGATCAAAGAAGGGCCTGGCGGCGGCGCGGCCGTTTTTGGCGAAGTACAGGCCATGTATGTGCGCGACGAGGTAATGGAAAACGGCCGTATCCTGCCCGCCAAACTCCAACCCATCGGCCGTCTGGCCGGTAACACCTACGCCCACATCAACGACCTGTTCGAGATGCGCCGCATGCCGCCACCGGCAGAGGAATGA